The Desulfococcus multivorans DNA window GCCGCCAGGCCACCTGGTTCGGCTCGTTCGTCAAGGTGGCGGCCTACAACATACAGGCCTACCCCATCGTGGCCATCGCGCCCATCATCTTCATCCTGATGGGGGACGGCTTTGCCTCACGCCTCCTCATCGCCGCCATGATCTGCTATTTTCCGCTGCTGTTGTCGATGGTGGGCATCATGTCGGAGCCCATCGAGGATATCGAGCACTTCTACCGGGTTACCGGACGGATGCGCTGGCAGCTCGAGGTCAAGATCCGCGCTTTCGAAAATCTCAGCAAGCTCACAACGGTCATCTCCGGCAGCGCTACGCTGGCCATGGCCGGGACGATCGTGGCTGAATTCATCGCGGCCAATGCCGGGATCGGTTACAGCATCCGCATCGCGCTTTACCAGAGCGATCTCTCCAAGGTCCTGGTGGCCCTTTTTTTGATCGGCATCACCCTCTCGGTGTACCAGGGGCTTCTGGAATGGGTGGGACGCTGGGCGAAAAACCGCTGGGCGAGTGCCTGACGACAATTCCGGGATGGATGTTCCCTGAGACGACAAGGAGGAAATCATGACCCGAAAGGCGATGATAATATTGATGGCGGGAGGACTGCTCTGGTGGGCCGTCGCCCTGAATCCGGGAAGCCTCGCGGCGGAAACGCTCAACTACCGCCTCAAGTGGCTTTTCAACACGAGCACGGTGGGGGACATCTACGCCGATGCCCACGGCTATTTCGAACGCGAGGGACTGGATGTCGCCGTCAAGGCCGGCGGACCCGAGCGCGACGCCATCCGGGAGCTGGAGCTGGGCTACGCCCAGTTCGGGGTCGCCTCGGCGGATCAGGTGATCCGGGCGCTTTCCAAGGGGGCCCGGGTGGTGGTCCTGGCCCAGCTCTTCCAGGTCAATCCCCTCCAGTGGATCCACCGGCAGACGGCACCGCCCATTCGATCCCTGTCGGACCTCAGGGGCCGCGTCATCGGCATCACATACGGGGGCAACGATGAAACCATCATGAAAACCCTCCTGGCCAAAGGGGGACTTTCAGAGCAGGACGTCTCCTTTTTCAGCGTCCGGTATGATTTTACCCCCTTCTATACGGGAAAGGCCGATCTGTGGCCGGTCTATCGCAATTCCCAGGGGCCCGTTCTGATGAAAAAACTGGGGGAGGCCGGCGAGACGATCTCGTTTTTTGACCCGTCGGCGTTCGGGGTTCATTTCGTGGCCAACTCCGTGGTGACCGCCGAGCGGATGATGAAGGAGCGTCCGGAGCTGGTCCGGCGCTTCACCCGGGCGCTTCTGTCGGCGTGGCGGGACGCTCTCGATCCCGACAACGCCGCCGGGGCGCTGACCGTGCTTGCACGGTATGACAGGGAAACGCCCCCGGACATCCTGAAAGCGCAGCTGGATCTGACCCGCGACCTCATCGTCAACAAGGAAAACGGCACGGTCGGCGGGATCGACGCCGAGGCATGGCAACAGACCGAGGCCGTCATGCTCGACCAGGGGCTCATTCCAGGACCCGTGTCCGTGGAGAAGGCGCTGAGCCCGCAATGACAACCCAGAACCCGACGCTTTCGCGAGGCGAATGCGTCAACACGCAACGGAGGTGATATGGTTCAAGCTCTTATCGTCTATTGCTCCCCGGCGGGGTCGACCCGCCGCGTGGCCCATGTCATGGAGACGACCCTGAAGGATCTCGATATACCGTGCACCACGGCGGACGTCGGCACGTCCGGCGGTCGCGAAGCCGCTGCCCGTGCGGTTCAGGACATGGGGAAATCCACCTGTCTTTTTGTCGGTTCCCCCGTCTACGCCAACCATCCCGTTCCGCCGATATCGGCATTCCTCGAGCGCCTGCCCGAAGGCACCGGTGCGGCCGCCGTGCCGTTTGTCACCTGGGGCGGTGCCAGCAGCGGCGTCGCCCTCTACGACATGGGATCGATTCTTTCGGCCAAGGGGCTTCGCCTGATGGGTGCGGCCAAGGTCATGGCGGTTCACTCGCTCATGTGGCGTGCGGAAAACCCCGTGGGGGAGGGACGCCCCAACGAGGCGGACGACCAGAAGATCCGGGAGTTGACAGCGTCGGTCATTCGGAAGATGACCGACGGGGATCACGGCAAAGGCATCCCCCTTGGGGATCTCGATTACCAACCGGCTGAATTCCGTGAGGAACTGGCGGCGGCGAGCCTGGAAAAAGCCAGGGGACACATGCCCCAACGGACGGTTCACGAAGACCGGTGCACCCAGTGCGGCCTCTGTGTAGAGGTTTGCCCCACGGAGGCCGTTGAACTCTCGCCGTTTCCCGTCTTCAGCGACCGATGCATCTTTTGCTTCAATTGCGTGAAGGAATGTCCCGAGGATGCCATTGTCGCCGATATGTCGAAGTCGGAGAAGATGGTCCGGTCGCGCGCCGAACGCTTTGACGAGCGTCCGCGGACCCGGATATTCCTGTAGGACGGCTGTTTTCACGCCGGTCCGGTCCCTGCGGGGGAAGGCCCTATTGCCTGTCCCGCCATACCGGCCGGCTATTCATCGAAATTCCGGAGCAGCGAGGCGCCGTTCACCGGCTTCCCGATCAGCTTGTACTGCAGGGCGAAATCGGCAAACGCCTGCCATCGCAGCGGATCATGGTTCTGGTTTGCGGCAAAATAGGGCAGGGTGAGGCGGAAGGCGTCGGCTTCGGTCTCGGGGTTCGCCTCGGGTACCGCTTTCAGATACTCCTGAAACGCCCTTTCCGGGTTGCTGCGGACCTGGCCGATGGCCACATCCACCGCACGGATGAATCCTTTCACCGCTTTTTCCTTCAGGTTCAATGTATTCCGGCTGCAGACGAAAATCAATTCATCATAGTCGGGGATGCCGTATTTTTCCAGCTCGAAATAGCCGACATCATAGCCGCGGTGGGCCATCTCCACCGTTTCGTAGGTCTTGAAAGGCCCCATGACCGCATCGACCCTGCCGGCCGCAAGGGACTGCAGGACGGCAAACCCCACGTTCACCGACGTGTAATCCCGGACCCCGTTCAGGGATGCAAAGGCATGGAGCATCACGTCCATGAGCCCGGGAACGGTGTAGCCGATGCGTTTTCCGGACAGGTCAGGCGGGGCCTCGATGCCTTTTCCTTTGAGGAAAAGGAGCGTCGTAAGGGGATGTTCGATGAGACGCCCCACGGCGATGACATCCATACCTTCGGCGGCTGCGATTACGGTCTGGGGCTGGTAGGAAACAGCCAGATCCACCTGTCCCGAGACCGCCAGCTTCAAGGCGTCGGCGGTTTCGGAGGGGCTCACGATCCTGACGTCGATCCCGGCCATCTCGAAAAGCCCCCGATCACGGGCCACATAGATCGGCAGATGATCCACATTGGGAAACCAGTCCAGCATCAGGGTGAGTTTCTCCGCGGCTGACGCCGTGGAAAAGAGCATCAGAACGGCGGCGATTGCCGGCATGATCCATTTCTTTCTCATTTCTCTCTCCTTCGAATTCTCTTGTTGCGTGAAAACGACCGAAAAACACGCCAAAGTTCGGCGCTCCTCGCAGGCTACGCTTTTTTGACTTTCCAGGCCACGGCGCGCCTGCCGATGGCGTCCACGGCGGCCCACAGTCCAAGCCCCATGACGGACAGATAGAGAATGGCCGCAAAGACCAGGTCCACGCGCAGTCGGGCGTTGGCCTGGATCATCAGATAGCCGAGCCCATGCTGGGCCCCCACCCATTCGCCGATCACCGCGCCGATGGTGGCCACGGAGACGCCCACCTTGAGGCCGGTGAAGAAATTCGGCAGGGCCCACGGCCACCAGAGGAGGCGAAGGGTCTGCCGGAAACCGGCGCCCATCAGCCTGAAAAGGATGCGATATTCCCGGTCGCACCCCTTGAACCCCTCGAGGAGGCTTACGGTGATGGGGAAAAAGATGATGACGGCGGCCATCAGGACCTTGCTGACGATGCCGTAGCCGAACCAGACCACCAGCAGGGGCGCCACGGCAAAGACGGGTACGGCCTGGGAGGCAACCAGAAGCGGCGTCAGGGAGCGCTCGACGGCGGGGTGTGAAAACATGGCCGTCGCCACCGGTACGGCGACCGCCACCGAAAGCGCTATGCCCAGAAGAATCTCCAGGAGCGTCGTCCCGGCATGGGACAGCAGCAATGGGGCGTTTTCCACCGCGACGATGCCGATCCGGGACGGCGCCGGGAGGATAAAATCGGGAACGGCGAGGTATCGGCATGCCGCCTCCCACACCGCCAGAAAGACGACGATCAAAGCCGGGGGTACAAGCCTACCGGGGGTCATTGTTCAATTCCCGGTCCAGCCGCGCCATCACGGCGGTTTTGGCCCGGATCAGCTCGGGATCGTCGGGCCGCCGGGGTTTGGGGGCCTTGAGGCGGCAGCGGCAGAGGACGTTCATGGGCATCTGCGACAGAACGTAGAGGTCGTCGGCCAGCAGGAGTCCTTCCTCGATGTCG harbors:
- a CDS encoding ABC transporter substrate-binding protein yields the protein MTRKAMIILMAGGLLWWAVALNPGSLAAETLNYRLKWLFNTSTVGDIYADAHGYFEREGLDVAVKAGGPERDAIRELELGYAQFGVASADQVIRALSKGARVVVLAQLFQVNPLQWIHRQTAPPIRSLSDLRGRVIGITYGGNDETIMKTLLAKGGLSEQDVSFFSVRYDFTPFYTGKADLWPVYRNSQGPVLMKKLGEAGETISFFDPSAFGVHFVANSVVTAERMMKERPELVRRFTRALLSAWRDALDPDNAAGALTVLARYDRETPPDILKAQLDLTRDLIVNKENGTVGGIDAEAWQQTEAVMLDQGLIPGPVSVEKALSPQ
- a CDS encoding ABC transporter permease; this encodes MLFRRIYQFLIIYFLGILLLFALKILLNLSDYVIPGPLSIWQTFHREFNRFLLNVLNTLGVAVVGQVASVCMALAVGIIGRQATWFGSFVKVAAYNIQAYPIVAIAPIIFILMGDGFASRLLIAAMICYFPLLLSMVGIMSEPIEDIEHFYRVTGRMRWQLEVKIRAFENLSKLTTVISGSATLAMAGTIVAEFIAANAGIGYSIRIALYQSDLSKVLVALFLIGITLSVYQGLLEWVGRWAKNRWASA
- a CDS encoding ABC transporter substrate-binding protein, giving the protein MRKKWIMPAIAAVLMLFSTASAAEKLTLMLDWFPNVDHLPIYVARDRGLFEMAGIDVRIVSPSETADALKLAVSGQVDLAVSYQPQTVIAAAEGMDVIAVGRLIEHPLTTLLFLKGKGIEAPPDLSGKRIGYTVPGLMDVMLHAFASLNGVRDYTSVNVGFAVLQSLAAGRVDAVMGPFKTYETVEMAHRGYDVGYFELEKYGIPDYDELIFVCSRNTLNLKEKAVKGFIRAVDVAIGQVRSNPERAFQEYLKAVPEANPETEADAFRLTLPYFAANQNHDPLRWQAFADFALQYKLIGKPVNGASLLRNFDE
- a CDS encoding EFR1 family ferrodoxin (N-terminal region resembles flavodoxins. C-terminal ferrodoxin region binds two 4Fe-4S clusters.), with translation MVQALIVYCSPAGSTRRVAHVMETTLKDLDIPCTTADVGTSGGREAAARAVQDMGKSTCLFVGSPVYANHPVPPISAFLERLPEGTGAAAVPFVTWGGASSGVALYDMGSILSAKGLRLMGAAKVMAVHSLMWRAENPVGEGRPNEADDQKIRELTASVIRKMTDGDHGKGIPLGDLDYQPAEFREELAAASLEKARGHMPQRTVHEDRCTQCGLCVEVCPTEAVELSPFPVFSDRCIFCFNCVKECPEDAIVADMSKSEKMVRSRAERFDERPRTRIFL
- a CDS encoding ABC transporter permease, with product MTPGRLVPPALIVVFLAVWEAACRYLAVPDFILPAPSRIGIVAVENAPLLLSHAGTTLLEILLGIALSVAVAVPVATAMFSHPAVERSLTPLLVASQAVPVFAVAPLLVVWFGYGIVSKVLMAAVIIFFPITVSLLEGFKGCDREYRILFRLMGAGFRQTLRLLWWPWALPNFFTGLKVGVSVATIGAVIGEWVGAQHGLGYLMIQANARLRVDLVFAAILYLSVMGLGLWAAVDAIGRRAVAWKVKKA